GAAAAATAGCACCAATAATAAACCAATTCTTGTATTTTCCTGTTAGCAGTACTTTTAGTTCTTGAAATGAGGGAAAGAGATTTGTCATAAATATCCTAAAAGGGAAGGAGCTCTTCTGGCCTTGAAGAAAGTTGCCATGTCGGCTTTTTTGAGTTTAATGACTCGCCTGAGATGACTCTTTCATATAATTTTAAATATTCATCAGTAAGAGTTGATATTGAGAATTTGTCTACAACATATTGTCTAATTCTATCTCTTTCAAATTGATTATTCTCACATTTGACTGCTGCAAGAAGCTCTTCCTTTGAGTTGCAAATTTTACCTGAGACTTCATTTATAATCTCAGGCAAACTACCATATGGGCCTCCGAAAACAGGCATTCCCATTGCCATTGCCTCAATAATGGCAATTCCAAATGGTTCATGCCATCTGACTGGAAAAAGAAAAGCATCGCATTTTTTCATGATACTTATCTTCTCGTCACCGCCGACCATGCCATAGGAGTGTATATACCTTGAAGGAAGAAGCGCCCTTCCTCCTGCAATGTGAAGGTGCTTTTTTGCTTTTTTACAAACTTGAATACAGTGTTTTAGGTTTTTTACTCCCCAAGATCCTTTTGCGAGAAAGAGAAAATTATTTAATTCGCTAGAATTAGATTCTTCGTATGGATATTCATCAAAGTCGAGCGCGTTGTAAACAAAACAGCCCGAGCCGTGATTTTGAGCATGTCTCTTTGAGACAAAGACTGAATTAACAGGAAACTCTTCTCCTATTTGCCCATTGCATTGCATATTAACTATTGTTGGAACTTTGGACTTAGCAACATAGTTATAAGTGAGATGTACAATGTCTGCATCAGTTGGAATAAGCTTAGAAAACTCATCTGCATCAGTTGGACTGGCGACTAATTGGATTCCAAACTCTTGAACTTGAGAATCAGGGTGACCGAAGAGTATAACTTCGTGACCCCTTCGTGCAAGCTCCTTCATATGCCAAAAAAGTATTCTTTCAATGCCTCCATATTTTTGGACAGGCAAAATTCCATTGTGCTGGAAGACTATTTTCATAAATTTCCTATTTTTGTACCTTTAATTATTACCATTTAAAATGGTATAAATGAATGAATAATTATTAAAAATGTTGCCATGGGCTAATAATGAAAACTTGTCTAGTGATTCCTTGTTATAATGAAGAGTCACGCTTAAATATTGAAGAGATAAAGAAATTTGCTGATCTTGATAAGGATACGCATTTACTACTAGTAAATGACGGTAGTAAAGATAGAACTTTATCTATTTTAAAGAAGCTCTCATCTGATATTGAGAATATTGAATATCTTGATTTAGAAGTTAACGCTGGTAAAGCACAGGCCGTAAGGTTGGGGATGTTAAGCGCCCATAAGAAAGACATATTTTCTTATATAGGCTATTTTGATGCAGACCTTGCAACACCTTTTTCTGAGGTTGAGAATTTTAAGAGAATTATGTCTATTGAGAGCTATGATATCGTAATGGGTTCTAGAATTTTACGTCTTGGTGGCAATGTTGATCGTAAATGGTACAGACATCTACTCGGTAGACTCTTCGCAACTTTCGCAAGTATATCTCTAGGACTTCCCGTGTACGACACCCAGTGTGGAGCTAAGTTTTTTAAAGCGAATTTAGTTGAGGAACTTTTTTTAGAAAAATTTATTTCATATTGGATTTTCGATGTGGAACTTCTTTTTAGATATAAGAAGCTTGTGGAGAAAAGTAGTATTTATGAACTCCCTCTTGATAAATGGGTAGATGTTGCTGGAAGTAAGCTTAGTCCCTTAGATTTTTTAAAGGCCCCGATGGAGCTTCTTAAAATATATAAAAAGTATAAAGGTTAATAATGGATTTAAAAGAAGTTGATGAACTCTCTGTTCGTAGTGAAAGAAAGCATTGGTGGATAAAAACACGCTTTCTTTATATTGATAAGCTTTTCTCTTTTTGTAGGAAAGAAAAAGTTAAAGTGGCAGAGTATGGTTGTGGCACGGGACAAAACCTTTGGTATCTGAAAGAAAGAAGCTCACAAAGTAAGAAGGTTGATCTTGCAATTGGAATTGACCCTAATTTAGATAATCAATTTGAAGCTGAATGGATTGATGAGAAGTTTAAGCTATCTAATGACTTGAATACCTTTGCAAGTAATGAGGCTGATGTCGTTCTTGCAATGGATGTTCTTGAACATATCGATGATCAAGAAGAGGCCCTTAACCATTGGGTTTCTACATTAAATAAAGATGGGCAAATCCTTATAACTGTTCCGGCATTTAAAAGTCTTTGGTCTTATCATGATGAGTTCTTAGATCATAAAAGAAGATATACTAAAAAGGACTTAGAGATTGTAGCTAGAAAGTGTGGTTTAAGACCAGTCTATCTCAGTTATGCTTTTGGATTTTTATTTCCTGCAGTTTATATTATTCGTAAACTCTCTAAAGGATCTAAGGATAATCAAGATTTAAAACTACCAAACTTTATTC
The window above is part of the Halobacteriovorax sp. HLS genome. Proteins encoded here:
- a CDS encoding bifunctional 2-polyprenyl-6-hydroxyphenol methylase/3-demethylubiquinol 3-O-methyltransferase UbiG, yielding MDLKEVDELSVRSERKHWWIKTRFLYIDKLFSFCRKEKVKVAEYGCGTGQNLWYLKERSSQSKKVDLAIGIDPNLDNQFEAEWIDEKFKLSNDLNTFASNEADVVLAMDVLEHIDDQEEALNHWVSTLNKDGQILITVPAFKSLWSYHDEFLDHKRRYTKKDLEIVARKCGLRPVYLSYAFGFLFPAVYIIRKLSKGSKDNQDLKLPNFILNSLLFIFGKVEKMLGGNPFFGTSVIGIFEKNE
- a CDS encoding dolichyl-phosphate beta-glucosyltransferase, whose translation is MKTCLVIPCYNEESRLNIEEIKKFADLDKDTHLLLVNDGSKDRTLSILKKLSSDIENIEYLDLEVNAGKAQAVRLGMLSAHKKDIFSYIGYFDADLATPFSEVENFKRIMSIESYDIVMGSRILRLGGNVDRKWYRHLLGRLFATFASISLGLPVYDTQCGAKFFKANLVEELFLEKFISYWIFDVELLFRYKKLVEKSSIYELPLDKWVDVAGSKLSPLDFLKAPMELLKIYKKYKG
- a CDS encoding glycosyltransferase; this translates as MKIVFQHNGILPVQKYGGIERILFWHMKELARRGHEVILFGHPDSQVQEFGIQLVASPTDADEFSKLIPTDADIVHLTYNYVAKSKVPTIVNMQCNGQIGEEFPVNSVFVSKRHAQNHGSGCFVYNALDFDEYPYEESNSSELNNFLFLAKGSWGVKNLKHCIQVCKKAKKHLHIAGGRALLPSRYIHSYGMVGGDEKISIMKKCDAFLFPVRWHEPFGIAIIEAMAMGMPVFGGPYGSLPEIINEVSGKICNSKEELLAAVKCENNQFERDRIRQYVVDKFSISTLTDEYLKLYERVISGESLNSKKPTWQLSSRPEELLPF